In Bosea sp. (in: a-proteobacteria), one DNA window encodes the following:
- a CDS encoding phospholipase D-like domain-containing protein encodes MWEILSTYWPHILAVISVVMASIAGAHAVMTKDEVRAAIGWVGVIILSPIVGPLLYAIVGINRIRRASLLAQRPGHGMAAADFHVEDGALATHFGRRFLALKTLGDRVARHPLTTGNRIETLETGDAAYGAMLEAIAAAERSIILESYIFDRDPIGLRIADALIEAGRRGVAVRVLIDAVGARYSVPSIAGHLREGGIAVDVFNGNIIMGLRLPYANLRTHRKIIVVDGTIGFMGGMNIRQGFTREFAGDAFAHDTHFRIEGPVVADLFAVAAEDWCFATGESLTGPVWKIPPPAAGGMAVLARAVPSGPDSYLETNHKLLTGALSVARHSVRIMSPYFLPDQELISALVTAARRGVDIDIVVPSVNNLVLVDRAMTAQFDQILKNYCRIWRSTGAFDHSKLLAIDGSWAYVGSSNLDPRSLRLNFEIDLEILDHGFAEAIERRIEAVMASATPVTLVGLCARPYVMRLVDRLIWLGSPYL; translated from the coding sequence ATGTGGGAGATTCTCTCGACCTACTGGCCGCATATCCTCGCCGTCATCTCGGTCGTGATGGCGAGCATCGCCGGGGCGCATGCGGTGATGACGAAGGACGAGGTGCGCGCCGCCATCGGCTGGGTCGGCGTCATCATCCTCTCGCCCATCGTCGGGCCGCTGCTCTACGCCATCGTCGGGATCAACCGCATCCGGCGCGCCTCGCTGCTCGCCCAGCGCCCCGGCCACGGCATGGCGGCGGCCGATTTCCATGTCGAGGACGGGGCGCTGGCGACGCATTTCGGCCGGCGCTTCCTCGCGCTCAAGACGCTCGGCGACCGCGTCGCCCGCCACCCGCTGACCACCGGCAACCGCATCGAGACGCTGGAGACGGGCGATGCGGCCTATGGCGCGATGCTCGAGGCGATCGCGGCGGCTGAGCGCAGCATCATCCTGGAAAGCTACATCTTCGACCGCGATCCGATCGGCCTGCGCATCGCCGACGCGCTGATAGAGGCCGGGCGGCGCGGCGTCGCGGTCAGGGTGCTGATCGATGCGGTCGGCGCGCGCTATTCGGTGCCGAGCATCGCCGGGCATCTGCGCGAGGGCGGGATCGCGGTCGACGTCTTCAACGGCAACATCATCATGGGCCTGAGGCTGCCCTATGCCAATCTCAGGACGCACCGGAAGATCATCGTCGTCGACGGCACGATCGGCTTCATGGGCGGCATGAACATCCGCCAGGGGTTCACCCGCGAATTCGCCGGCGACGCCTTCGCCCATGACACGCATTTCCGCATCGAGGGGCCGGTGGTGGCCGATCTCTTCGCCGTCGCGGCCGAGGACTGGTGCTTCGCCACCGGTGAATCGCTCACCGGCCCGGTCTGGAAGATTCCGCCCCCGGCGGCGGGCGGCATGGCGGTGCTGGCGCGCGCGGTGCCCTCGGGGCCGGATTCCTATCTGGAGACCAATCACAAGCTGCTGACGGGGGCTTTGTCGGTGGCGCGCCATTCGGTCAGGATCATGTCGCCCTATTTCCTGCCCGACCAGGAGCTGATCAGCGCGCTCGTCACCGCCGCGCGCCGCGGCGTCGACATCGACATCGTCGTGCCCTCGGTCAACAACCTCGTGCTGGTCGACCGGGCGATGACCGCGCAATTCGACCAGATCCTGAAGAACTACTGCCGGATCTGGCGCTCCACCGGCGCCTTCGACCATTCCAAGCTGCTGGCCATCGACGGGAGCTGGGCCTATGTCGGCTCCTCCAATCTCGATCCGCGCTCGCTCAGGCTGAACTTCGAGATCGATCTCGAGATCCTCGACCACGGCTTCGCCGAGGCGATCGAGCGCCGGATCGAGGCGGTGATGGCAAGCGCGACCCCGGTCACGCTTGTCGGGCTTTGCGCCCGGCCCTATGTCATGCGTCTGGTCGACAGGCTGATCTGGCTCGGCTCACCCTATCTATGA
- a CDS encoding chromate transporter translates to MPDILAERPSAPQLFLIFARIGLTSFGGGLSGWLLREFVQRRRLMSEEDFLNGLSIAQALPGVNVTNMAIWIGYKLGGRKGAIASWLGMVVPSAFLIVLIGSLFSALGGYELSHVALGGAAAAAIGLSLAMGLTAARRVPRRLFPLAIMALTFVAVAILKWPLIWTVLAAGSLSVAIAYRES, encoded by the coding sequence ATGCCGGATATCCTGGCCGAGCGCCCGAGCGCGCCGCAACTCTTCCTGATCTTCGCGCGGATCGGGCTGACCAGCTTCGGCGGCGGCCTGAGCGGCTGGCTCCTGCGGGAATTCGTGCAGCGGCGCCGGCTGATGAGCGAGGAGGATTTTCTCAACGGGCTGTCGATCGCGCAGGCCCTGCCCGGCGTCAACGTCACCAACATGGCGATCTGGATCGGCTACAAGCTCGGCGGGCGCAAGGGCGCGATCGCCTCCTGGCTCGGCATGGTCGTGCCGTCGGCCTTCCTCATCGTGCTGATCGGCAGCCTCTTTTCCGCGCTCGGCGGCTATGAGCTCAGCCATGTCGCGCTCGGCGGCGCGGCCGCCGCGGCGATCGGGCTGTCGCTGGCGATGGGGCTGACCGCGGCGCGACGGGTGCCGCGCCGGCTGTTCCCGCTCGCGATCATGGCCTTGACCTTCGTGGCGGTGGCGATCCTGAAATGGCCGCTGATCTGGACCGTGCTCGCCGCCGGCTCGCTCAGCGTCGCCATCGCCTATCGCGAGAGCTGA
- a CDS encoding chromate transporter has protein sequence MQPQPLGILLVFLPLSLVTIGGGQSAVADMHRQVVEVHQWMNAAQFVDAFAIARLAPGPGSLIATLIGWQIAGFWGAVAATAGIFGPTAFLIYGVAHLWSRYEGARLLRALERGLRPVAAGAILAASYVLVQSLDSGWLGRGTAIASTALLMLTPINPLLLIAAGAGSFVGLHLLGLI, from the coding sequence ATGCAGCCCCAGCCCCTCGGCATCCTCCTCGTCTTCCTGCCGCTCTCGCTGGTGACCATCGGCGGCGGCCAGAGCGCCGTCGCCGACATGCACCGCCAGGTCGTCGAGGTGCATCAGTGGATGAACGCCGCGCAATTCGTCGATGCCTTCGCGATCGCGCGGCTGGCGCCGGGGCCCGGCTCGCTGATCGCGACCCTGATCGGCTGGCAGATCGCCGGCTTCTGGGGCGCGGTCGCGGCCACCGCCGGCATCTTCGGGCCGACGGCCTTCCTGATCTACGGCGTCGCCCATCTCTGGTCGCGCTATGAGGGGGCGCGCCTGCTGCGCGCCCTCGAAAGGGGTTTGAGGCCGGTCGCGGCCGGAGCGATCCTGGCGGCGAGCTACGTCCTGGTCCAGTCGCTCGACAGCGGCTGGCTCGGCCGCGGCACCGCGATCGCCTCGACGGCCCTGCTGATGCTGACGCCCATCAACCCGCTGCTGCTGATCGCGGCCGGAGCAGGCTCATTCGTCGGCCTGCACCTCCTGGGGCTGATCTAG
- a CDS encoding DNA polymerase Y family protein, translating to MPRRYLALWFPFLATDRLRRTGAIPACGGRVEKPHVLVETQHGGLRLVDCDPCAVRLGLTRGLTLADARARIPDLVALEAQPRADLDFLEALAGFCDRFTPLVACDEPHGLILDITGCAHLFGGEAGMIDRVGHAMRTIGLTLKAAIAGTPDAARASSRFGGGGIVPPGREAEMLCPLPVAVLEVEPETVIALSRAGLKTLAHLAARPSATLSARFGEVLVRKLRRILGHEDRRITPLRPPPDCVVERHFAEPFADAASLEAVVARLVGEAARVLEARGEGGRVFEFAFFRSDGAVRRLAIETGRPSREGKALLRLYRERIATLADPLDPGFGFDAIRLAVPLCEPLAAPQHSLDGRAVEEEAVADLVDRLTARFGRDRVLRFAAQDTHHPVRAAKALPAAAPRPETPWPEPEPDEPPARPLQLFEPPQPVEAIAEVPDGPPIRFRWRRLVHDVARAEGPERIAPEWWRDGSDEPMRDYYRVEDAQGRRFWLYRTGFHDADGAPPRWFLHGLFA from the coding sequence ATGCCGCGCCGCTATCTCGCCCTCTGGTTCCCTTTCCTGGCGACGGACAGGTTGCGGCGGACGGGCGCGATACCGGCCTGCGGCGGGCGGGTTGAGAAGCCGCACGTCCTCGTCGAGACGCAGCACGGCGGCCTGCGCCTCGTCGATTGCGACCCTTGCGCCGTTCGGCTTGGCCTGACGCGGGGGCTGACGCTCGCCGATGCCCGCGCCCGCATCCCCGATCTCGTCGCGCTGGAGGCGCAGCCGCGGGCGGATTTGGACTTCCTCGAAGCGCTCGCCGGCTTCTGCGACCGGTTCACGCCGCTGGTCGCCTGCGACGAACCGCACGGCCTGATCCTCGACATCACCGGCTGCGCCCATCTCTTCGGCGGCGAGGCGGGCATGATCGATCGCGTGGGGCATGCCATGCGGACGATCGGCCTTACGCTGAAGGCCGCCATCGCCGGCACGCCCGACGCTGCCCGCGCCTCCTCCCGCTTCGGGGGCGGCGGCATCGTCCCGCCGGGGCGGGAGGCGGAGATGCTCTGCCCGCTGCCGGTCGCAGTGCTGGAGGTGGAGCCTGAGACCGTGATCGCGCTCTCCCGCGCCGGCCTGAAGACGCTTGCCCATCTCGCGGCGCGCCCTTCCGCGACCCTTTCCGCCCGCTTCGGCGAGGTGCTGGTAAGGAAGCTTCGGCGCATCCTCGGCCATGAGGATCGCCGCATCACCCCCTTGCGCCCGCCGCCCGACTGCGTGGTCGAGCGTCATTTCGCCGAACCCTTCGCCGATGCCGCGAGCCTGGAGGCCGTGGTCGCCCGGCTGGTCGGGGAGGCGGCGCGGGTGCTGGAGGCGCGTGGCGAAGGCGGGCGCGTCTTCGAATTCGCCTTCTTCCGCAGCGACGGCGCGGTGCGCCGCCTCGCGATCGAGACCGGCCGCCCCTCGCGCGAGGGCAAGGCGCTGCTCAGGCTCTATCGCGAGCGCATCGCGACGCTGGCCGATCCGCTCGATCCCGGCTTCGGCTTCGATGCGATCAGGCTTGCCGTGCCGCTCTGCGAGCCGCTGGCCGCGCCCCAGCACAGCCTCGACGGCCGCGCCGTGGAGGAGGAGGCGGTGGCCGATCTGGTCGACCGCCTCACCGCCCGCTTCGGCCGCGACCGGGTGCTGCGCTTCGCGGCGCAGGACACCCATCACCCCGTCCGGGCGGCGAAGGCGCTCCCGGCCGCAGCGCCGCGGCCGGAAACGCCCTGGCCCGAGCCCGAGCCGGACGAGCCGCCGGCCCGCCCCTTGCAGCTCTTCGAGCCGCCGCAGCCGGTCGAGGCCATCGCCGAGGTGCCGGACGGCCCGCCGATCCGCTTCCGCTGGCGCCGCCTCGTCCATGACGTCGCCCGCGCCGAGGGGCCGGAGCGCATCGCCCCCGAATGGTGGCGCGACGGCAGCGACGAGCCGATGCGCGACTATTACCGCGTCGAGGATGCGCAAGGCCGCCGCTTCTGGCTCTACCGTACCGGCTTCCACGATGCCGACGGTGCTCCGCCGCGCTGGTTCCTGCACGGGCTCTTCGCATGA
- a CDS encoding MalY/PatB family protein gives MQILPDFDERIDRRGTHSAKWDKMEAVYGVPAGDGIAMWVADMDFRPPACVQAALDAMTAHGVYGYFGDERAYLAAIRWWMSNRHGWEVSPASIFTTHGLVNGTALCVEAYTKPGDGVVLMTPVYHAFARIVAASGRRVVECPLALDQGRYVLDISAWDDAMTGAERMLILCSPHNPGGRVWSREELREIAAFCRRHDLVLVSDEIHHDLVMPGRTHTVMPLAAPEIVDRLVMMTATTKTFNIAGAHVGNVIIPDERLRGPFRGRMEALGISPNSFGMAMASAAYSPEGAAWVDALTLYLDGNRRLFDAGIAAIPGLRSMPLEATYLAWVDFSGTGMEPAEFTARVEKQARIAANHGPSFGKGGESFLRFNLATPRAVVAEAVERLKGAFADLQ, from the coding sequence ATGCAGATTCTCCCCGATTTCGACGAGCGGATCGATCGCCGCGGCACCCATTCGGCCAAATGGGACAAGATGGAAGCCGTCTATGGCGTGCCGGCCGGGGATGGCATCGCGATGTGGGTGGCGGATATGGACTTCCGCCCGCCGGCCTGCGTGCAGGCGGCCCTGGATGCGATGACCGCTCACGGCGTCTACGGCTATTTCGGGGATGAGCGGGCCTATCTCGCGGCGATCCGCTGGTGGATGTCGAACCGGCATGGCTGGGAGGTCTCGCCCGCTTCGATCTTCACCACCCACGGCCTGGTGAACGGCACGGCGCTGTGCGTCGAGGCCTATACGAAGCCCGGCGACGGCGTCGTGCTGATGACGCCGGTCTACCATGCCTTCGCGCGGATCGTCGCCGCCTCGGGGCGCCGGGTCGTCGAATGCCCGCTGGCGCTGGATCAGGGACGCTACGTCCTCGACATCTCCGCCTGGGACGACGCGATGACCGGGGCCGAGCGCATGCTCATCCTCTGCTCGCCGCATAATCCGGGCGGGCGGGTCTGGTCGCGGGAGGAGCTCCGCGAAATCGCCGCCTTCTGCCGGCGCCACGACCTCGTCCTCGTCTCTGACGAGATCCACCACGACCTCGTCATGCCCGGCCGGACGCACACCGTGATGCCGCTCGCGGCGCCCGAGATCGTGGATCGCCTCGTCATGATGACGGCGACGACCAAGACCTTCAACATCGCCGGCGCCCATGTCGGCAACGTCATCATCCCCGACGAGCGGCTGCGCGGGCCGTTCCGCGGGCGCATGGAGGCGCTCGGCATCTCGCCGAACTCCTTCGGCATGGCCATGGCGAGCGCCGCCTACAGCCCTGAGGGCGCCGCCTGGGTCGATGCGCTCACCCTCTATCTCGACGGCAACCGCCGCCTCTTCGATGCCGGCATCGCGGCCATTCCCGGCCTGCGCTCGATGCCGCTCGAAGCAACCTATCTCGCCTGGGTGGATTTCTCCGGGACGGGGATGGAACCGGCCGAATTCACCGCGCGCGTCGAGAAGCAGGCGAGGATCGCCGCCAATCACGGCCCGAGCTTCGGCAAGGGCGGCGAAAGCTTCCTGCGCTTCAATCTGGCGACACCGCGCGCGGTGGTGGCGGAAGCGGTCGAGCGGCTGAAGGGCGCCTTCGCCGACCTGCAATAG